In the Sebastes fasciatus isolate fSebFas1 chromosome 20, fSebFas1.pri, whole genome shotgun sequence genome, one interval contains:
- the aatkb gene encoding serine/threonine-protein kinase LMTK1 isoform X1 produces MLQLLLMMSSLVFSRGFALSSHFSSDGAPLSELSWSSSLSVVAISLSGLFTVVFLMLACLCCKKSKTGFKEFKNVDGEEYHADMSTLASPASKGSPDVYILPLTEVSLPVAKQPARSVQLLKSSDLSRHSLLYLKEIGNGWFGKVLLGEVNAGLNTAQVVVKELKASGSVQDQMHFLEEAQPFRSLQHPALLQCLAQCTEVTPYLLVMEFCPLGDVKGYLRSCRSSEAMTPEPLILQRMACDIASGLLHMHKHNFSHSDLALRNCLLTAEVSVKIGDYGLSQNKYKDDYYVTTDQMFVPLRWIAPELVDEVHGNLLVADQTQHSNMWSLGVTIWELFELGNQPYRHYSDRQVLTYAVREQQLRLPKPLLKVPLAERWYEVMQFCWLQPDQRPTAEEVHLLLSYLCAKGASEAEEDFERRWNSLRPNTVFNSHRAASAMPRDHPSSTSSSFPLLEQFSAGDGYHSESGDDILTVTETSHGLNFEYKWEQARADQSYRASDSSSTLGQVGHRCPEAFYPPGGIVGGCPMESLSHGVSPSYYQSKHLHAPSILPVLSAHSPSVSSEYYIRIEEPVDCNVDQDYTMCPYSPDYQGSSGSFLTGSADSGECMACPSQAKNMDPYWSADIHKSDMYDSNDSSPAISLTMEPLLGQVLDNSPLRPWESSHYVSYKDRDGGYYYEHSPPLGINPYLMGRDSSSGRHQESWGSRSLRQALGELENPLGITPAVGSAPQQAYRDPYLDTSQTSIIGKNVSGGYYDMMGSLRKTMPSHTRHSSHSVSINMETEGALFIGHRDSDTEEEDEEDIFVERHTCNTWPSKHRHSSGGGSAGHHRRASHSCRQDAYVDFHYTMPSTDIEDSWPEEHSLAFHSLPKPVDYLEPIQPKDNSACLSLSKHHAMVPSDNCNAYIYLCREGETQVPASERECCHSHFVDPLTGLLVRNNSYSHGYSHSSYVSDKAADVPSNDEMINLSPAPGGPIVAKPALIKPEDSREQLVDLTADEMLFKEKKDDVIKENLIMQNPPQPKIEDVTLTMTVAAPPPEDNMHVMVVITDPPSESSQAGDSGVDRSSVSLADILDCSDGDNDEDDDITDDITDVTSGIFADESSELNASPTFKSLQKQVGTPDSMDSMDLPSAAGSCEGFSPASSHPSSSPKAMDSGYDTENNESPEFVPKEPHEPREQALGKPDLDMSLEEDKELEEEDKELEEEDKELEEEDKVEPTEGEDSQTGEPVLLPLSDKTPYRDSAYFSDYENERQSRDEGEELAERGRDEEHVEMDLGEKKGEKRKNEELDDAAVNKDIKLEMKHISTGGTESSSPPEMDAYLSGQDEVLGLPLEPSDAASLAEGGLDEWPSQEENSSLGDWAAEVVGAMEEALGALNGDCTSNIQEDEEEEEEEEEEVQDLETTEEIKTIQNRASGEILHTLPKDEVALQHMANTRRFSSSSPPPPSTPPPTEGRGSPANGDEADEEDGDTDDSDESDEELRSYSVQEQSGGEESEDEFHPVPVIVSDNSEAHKLRSLLKMPTLLTTESLEEALESKKKTVSFFDDVTVYLFDQESPTKELSEHRFPLGADGQSSQSKSQERLSASDDSSDGNISEESAGYEWEDDFPLLPLSTSSVASDSPPPRSIPKAPEPKPAVQFSRFTVSPSNVSRFSITHISDSDMDSAGGSSEDGDKE; encoded by the exons ATGGCGCTCCGCTGAGTGAGCTGTCCTGGTCGTCGTCCCTGTCCGTGGTGGCCATCTCCCTCTCGGGCCTCTTCACCGTCGTCTTCCTCATGCTGGCCTGCCTCTGCTGCAAGAAGAGCAAAACCGGCTTCAAG GAATTCAAGAATGTGGACGGGGAGGAGTACCATGCAGACATGTCCACGTTGGCCTCGCCGGCCTCCAAGGGCAGCCCGGACGTCTACATCCTGCCGCTCACCGAGGTGTCGCTGCCGGTCGCCAAGCAGCCTGCTCGATCAG tcCAGCTCCTGAAATCCTCAGATCTGAGCCGCCACAGTCTCCTGTACCTGAAAGAGATCGGGAATGGCTGGTTCGGGAAG GTTCTGCTGGGGGAGGTGAACGCAGGCCTAAACACCGCCCAGGTGGTGGTGAAGGAGCTCAAAGCCAGCGGCAGCGTGCAGGACCAGATGCACTTCCTGGAGGAAGCGCAGCCTTTCCG GTCCCTGCAGCACCCGGCCCTGCTGCAGTGTTTGGCCCAATGCACCGAGGTCACTCCCTACCTGCTGGTGATGGAGTTTTGTCCGCTG GGGGACGTGAAAGGTTACctccggagctgcaggagcTCAGAGGCCATGACCCCAGAGCCCTTGATTCTTCAACGGATGGCTTGTGACATCGCCTCAGGACTGttgcacatgcacaaacacaacttCTCACACAG CGACCTGGCTCTGAGGAACTGCTTGTTGACCGCTGAAGTCTCAGTGAAGATCGGAGACTACGGCCTGTCCCAGAACAAGTACAAG GATGATTACTACGTGACCACAGATCAGATGTTCGTGCCGCTGCGTTGGATCGCTCCGGAGCTGGTGGACGAGGTGCACGGAAACCTGCTGGTGGCTGACCAGACCCAGCACAGCAACATGTG GTCTCTGGGCGTGACCATCTGGGAGCTGTTTGAGTTGGGCAACCAGCCCTACAGACATTACTCCGACAGACAAGTCCTGACCTACGCTGTGAGGGAGCAGCAGCTGCGTCTGCCCAAACCGCTGCTCAAAGTGCCGCTGGCCGAGCGCTG GTACGAGGTGATGCAGTTCTGCTGGCTCCAGCCCGATCAGAGACCCACCGCAGAGGAAGTCCACTTGCTGCTCAGCTACCTGTGTGCCAAGGGGGCCAGCGAGGCCGAAGAGGACTTTGAGAGGCGATGGAACTCCCTGCGTCCCAACACCGTATTCAACAGCCACCGCGCTGCCTCGGCAATGCCGCGAGACCACCCCtcgtccacctcctcctccttcccgcTCCTGGAGCAGTTCTCGGCCGGCGACGGCTACCACTCGGAGTCCGGGGACGATATACTCACCGTCACGGAAACCAGCCACGGCCTGAACTTTGAGTACAAGTGGGAACAAGCCAGAGCGGACCAGTCATATAGAGCCTCAGACTCCTCTAGCACCCTGGGCCAGGTCGGCCATCGCTGTCCGGAAGCGTTTTACCCACCGGGGGGCATCGTGGGAGGCTGCCCCATGGAGAGCCTCAGCCACGGGGTTTCTCCGTCTTACTACCAGTCCAAACATCTACATGCTCCAAGCATACTCCCCGTCCTCAGTGCTCACAGCCCTTCAGTAAGCAGTGAATACTACATCCGCATCGAAGAGCCAGTAGACTGTAACGTTGACCAGGACTATACCATGTGCCCCTACAGCCCAGACTACCAGGGCAGCAGTGGGAGCTTCCTGACTGGGAGTGCGGACTCAGGCGAGTGCATGGCCTGCCCGTCACAGGCTAAGAACATGGATCCCTACTGGTCAGCGGATATCCATAAGTCAGACATGTACGACTCCAATGACTCAAGTCCTGCCATCTCCCTGACGATGGAGCCCCTTTTAGGGCAAGTGTTGGACAACAGCCCGCTACGACCCTGGGAGTCTAGTCACTATGTGTCTTATAAAGACAGAGATGGGGGCTACTACTACGAGCACTCGCCCCCTTTGGGAATAAATCCCTACCTGATGGGACGTGATTCCTCCAGTGGGCGTCATCAGGAGAGCTGGGGGTCAAGGAGCCTGCGTCAGGCCTTAGGTGAGCTGGAGAACCCGCTCGGTATAACTCCCGCCGTCGGCAGCGCACCGCAACAGGCCTACAGAGACCCATACCTGGACACGAGTCAGACCTCCATCATAGGGAAGAACGTGTCCGGAGGCTACTACGACATGATGGGCTCCCTGAGGAAGACGATGCCCAGCCACACCCGGCACAGCAGCCACTCCGTCAGCATCAACATGGAGACGGAGGGGGCGCTCTTCATCGGGCACCGAGACAGCGATacggaggaggaagacgaagaGGACATATTTGTCGAGAGACACACCTGCAACACTTGGCCTTCAAAACACCGTcacagcagcggcggcggcagcgCCGGTCACCACAGACGAGCGAGCCACAGCTGCAGACAGGACGCGTACGTAGATTTCCACTACACGATGCCGAGCACGGACATCGAGGACTCGTGGCCGGAGGAGCACAGCCTGGCCTTCCACTCTCTTCCCAAACCCGTCGACTACCTGGAGCCCATCCAGCCCAAAGATAACAGTGCCTGCCTCAGTCTGAGTAAACATCACGCCATGGTGCCCTCAGACAACTGCAACGCCTACATCTACCTGTGCCGCGAGGGCGAGACTCAGGTGCCGGCGTCTGAGAGAGAGTGCTGCCACTCGCACTTTGTCGACCCGCTCACGGGCTTGCTGGTCAGAAACAACAGCTACAGCCACGGCTACAGTCACAGCAGCTACGTCAGCGATAAGGCCGCTGACGTCCCGAGCAATGACGAGATGATCAATCTATCGCCGGCTCCGGGGGGGCCCATTGTGGCCAAACCGGCCTTGATAAAgccagaggacagcagagagcAGTTGGTCGACCTCACAGCCGATGAGATGCTCTTCAAAGAGAAGAAGGACGATGTAATCAAAGAAAATCTAATCATGCAAAACCCACCACAGCCTAAAATAGAAGACGTGACGCTGACGATGACTGTGGCCGCTCCGCCTCCTGAAGACAACATGCACGTGATGGTGGTGATCACAGACCCGCCGTCGGAGTCGAGTCAAGCTGGCGACAGCGGTGTCGACCGCTCCAGCGTGAGCCTCGCCGACATCCTCGACTGCAGCGACGGCGACAACGACGAGGACGACGACATCACAGACGACATCACCGACGTCACCTCGGGCATCTTCGCGGACGAGTCCAGCGAGCTGAATGCTTCTCCCACCTTCAAGTCGCTGCAGAAGCAGGTGGGAACCCCCGACTCCATGGACTCCATGGATCTGCCGTCTGCGGCCGGGTCTTGCGAAGGCTTCAGCCCGGCGTCCTCCCACCCGTCCAGCTCACCTAAAGCGATGGACAGCGGCTATGACACGGAAAACAACGAGAGCCCCGAGTTTGTACCCAAAGAGCCTCATGAACCCCGTGAACAAGCTCTGGGGAAGCCTGACCTTGATATGAGCCTGGAGGAGGacaaggagctggaggaggaggacaaggagctggaggaggaggacaaggagctggaggaggaggataaagTGGAGCCCACAGAGGGTGAAGACTCACAGACAGGCGAGCCCGTTCTTTTACCACTCAGCGATAAGACGCCATACAGAGACTCTGCCTACTTTTCAGACTATGAGAATGAAAGACAGTCTAGAGATGAGGGGGAGGAGctggcagagagaggaagagatgaagAACATGTGGAAATGGACTTGGGAGAAAAGAAGGGTGAGAAGAGGAAGAACGAGGAGCTCGATGACGCTGCAGTGAACAAAGACATCAAACTTGAAATGAAACACATATCAACAGGAGGAACCGAATCCTCGTCTCCACCAGAGATGGACGCGTATCTGTCAGGTCAGGATGAGGTTCTGGGTCTTCCTCTGGAGCCCTCTGATGCTGCTTCACTAGCAGAGGGCGGGCTGGACGAATGGCCGTCTCAGGAAGAGAACTCGTCCCTCGGAGACTGGGCGGCGGAGGTGGTGGGGGCCATGGAGGAAGCCCTCGGCGCCCTTAATGGAGATTGCACCTCCAACATccaggaagacgaggaggaggaggaggaggaggaagaagaagttcAAGATTTAGAAACAACAGAAGAGATCAAGACGATTCAAAACAGAGCATCCGGTGAAATCCTGCACACGCTACCCAAAGATGAGGTGGCCTTGCAGCACATGGCGAACACCAGGAggttttcttcctcctctcctccacctccgtcCACCCCTCCTCCAACGGAGGGCCGAGGGTCTCCGGCTAACGGGGACGAGGCAGACGAGGAGGACGGCGACACCGACGACAGCGACGAGTCGGACGAGGAGCTGCGGAGCTACAGCGTGCAGGAGCAGAGCGGAGGGGAGGAGAGCGAGGACGAGTTCCACCCGGTGCCCGTCATCGTGAGCGACAACAGCGAAGCCCACAAACTGCGCAGCCTCTTAAAGATGCCGACGCTGCTCACCACGGAGAGCCTGGAGGAGGCGCTGGAATCCAAGAAGAAGACGGTGTCTTTTTTTGACGACGTCACCGTCTATCTGTTCGATCAG GAAAGCCCAACGAAGGAGCTGTCTGAGCACCGCTTCCCTTTAGGAGCAGACGGTCAGAGTTCACAGAGCAAATCCCAAGAGAGGCTCAGCGCCTCGGATGACTCTTCAGACGGGAACATCTCCGAGGAGA GTGCAGGCTACGAGTGGGAGGACGACTTCCCTCTGCTCCCTCTATCAACGTCCTCCGTGGCGTCTGACTCCCCTCCACCTCGCTCCATCCCCAAAGCTCCGGAGCCCAAACCGGCCGTACAGTTCTCCCGCTTCACCGTCTCCCCCTCCAACGTGTCCCGGTTCTCCATCACTCACATCTCCGACTCTGACATGGACTCCGCAGGAG GAAGCAGCGAGGACGGAGACAAAGAATAA
- the aatkb gene encoding serine/threonine-protein kinase LMTK1 isoform X2 yields MLACLCCKKSKTGFKEFKNVDGEEYHADMSTLASPASKGSPDVYILPLTEVSLPVAKQPARSVQLLKSSDLSRHSLLYLKEIGNGWFGKVLLGEVNAGLNTAQVVVKELKASGSVQDQMHFLEEAQPFRSLQHPALLQCLAQCTEVTPYLLVMEFCPLGDVKGYLRSCRSSEAMTPEPLILQRMACDIASGLLHMHKHNFSHSDLALRNCLLTAEVSVKIGDYGLSQNKYKDDYYVTTDQMFVPLRWIAPELVDEVHGNLLVADQTQHSNMWSLGVTIWELFELGNQPYRHYSDRQVLTYAVREQQLRLPKPLLKVPLAERWYEVMQFCWLQPDQRPTAEEVHLLLSYLCAKGASEAEEDFERRWNSLRPNTVFNSHRAASAMPRDHPSSTSSSFPLLEQFSAGDGYHSESGDDILTVTETSHGLNFEYKWEQARADQSYRASDSSSTLGQVGHRCPEAFYPPGGIVGGCPMESLSHGVSPSYYQSKHLHAPSILPVLSAHSPSVSSEYYIRIEEPVDCNVDQDYTMCPYSPDYQGSSGSFLTGSADSGECMACPSQAKNMDPYWSADIHKSDMYDSNDSSPAISLTMEPLLGQVLDNSPLRPWESSHYVSYKDRDGGYYYEHSPPLGINPYLMGRDSSSGRHQESWGSRSLRQALGELENPLGITPAVGSAPQQAYRDPYLDTSQTSIIGKNVSGGYYDMMGSLRKTMPSHTRHSSHSVSINMETEGALFIGHRDSDTEEEDEEDIFVERHTCNTWPSKHRHSSGGGSAGHHRRASHSCRQDAYVDFHYTMPSTDIEDSWPEEHSLAFHSLPKPVDYLEPIQPKDNSACLSLSKHHAMVPSDNCNAYIYLCREGETQVPASERECCHSHFVDPLTGLLVRNNSYSHGYSHSSYVSDKAADVPSNDEMINLSPAPGGPIVAKPALIKPEDSREQLVDLTADEMLFKEKKDDVIKENLIMQNPPQPKIEDVTLTMTVAAPPPEDNMHVMVVITDPPSESSQAGDSGVDRSSVSLADILDCSDGDNDEDDDITDDITDVTSGIFADESSELNASPTFKSLQKQVGTPDSMDSMDLPSAAGSCEGFSPASSHPSSSPKAMDSGYDTENNESPEFVPKEPHEPREQALGKPDLDMSLEEDKELEEEDKELEEEDKELEEEDKVEPTEGEDSQTGEPVLLPLSDKTPYRDSAYFSDYENERQSRDEGEELAERGRDEEHVEMDLGEKKGEKRKNEELDDAAVNKDIKLEMKHISTGGTESSSPPEMDAYLSGQDEVLGLPLEPSDAASLAEGGLDEWPSQEENSSLGDWAAEVVGAMEEALGALNGDCTSNIQEDEEEEEEEEEEVQDLETTEEIKTIQNRASGEILHTLPKDEVALQHMANTRRFSSSSPPPPSTPPPTEGRGSPANGDEADEEDGDTDDSDESDEELRSYSVQEQSGGEESEDEFHPVPVIVSDNSEAHKLRSLLKMPTLLTTESLEEALESKKKTVSFFDDVTVYLFDQESPTKELSEHRFPLGADGQSSQSKSQERLSASDDSSDGNISEESAGYEWEDDFPLLPLSTSSVASDSPPPRSIPKAPEPKPAVQFSRFTVSPSNVSRFSITHISDSDMDSAGGSSEDGDKE; encoded by the exons ATGCTGGCCTGCCTCTGCTGCAAGAAGAGCAAAACCGGCTTCAAG GAATTCAAGAATGTGGACGGGGAGGAGTACCATGCAGACATGTCCACGTTGGCCTCGCCGGCCTCCAAGGGCAGCCCGGACGTCTACATCCTGCCGCTCACCGAGGTGTCGCTGCCGGTCGCCAAGCAGCCTGCTCGATCAG tcCAGCTCCTGAAATCCTCAGATCTGAGCCGCCACAGTCTCCTGTACCTGAAAGAGATCGGGAATGGCTGGTTCGGGAAG GTTCTGCTGGGGGAGGTGAACGCAGGCCTAAACACCGCCCAGGTGGTGGTGAAGGAGCTCAAAGCCAGCGGCAGCGTGCAGGACCAGATGCACTTCCTGGAGGAAGCGCAGCCTTTCCG GTCCCTGCAGCACCCGGCCCTGCTGCAGTGTTTGGCCCAATGCACCGAGGTCACTCCCTACCTGCTGGTGATGGAGTTTTGTCCGCTG GGGGACGTGAAAGGTTACctccggagctgcaggagcTCAGAGGCCATGACCCCAGAGCCCTTGATTCTTCAACGGATGGCTTGTGACATCGCCTCAGGACTGttgcacatgcacaaacacaacttCTCACACAG CGACCTGGCTCTGAGGAACTGCTTGTTGACCGCTGAAGTCTCAGTGAAGATCGGAGACTACGGCCTGTCCCAGAACAAGTACAAG GATGATTACTACGTGACCACAGATCAGATGTTCGTGCCGCTGCGTTGGATCGCTCCGGAGCTGGTGGACGAGGTGCACGGAAACCTGCTGGTGGCTGACCAGACCCAGCACAGCAACATGTG GTCTCTGGGCGTGACCATCTGGGAGCTGTTTGAGTTGGGCAACCAGCCCTACAGACATTACTCCGACAGACAAGTCCTGACCTACGCTGTGAGGGAGCAGCAGCTGCGTCTGCCCAAACCGCTGCTCAAAGTGCCGCTGGCCGAGCGCTG GTACGAGGTGATGCAGTTCTGCTGGCTCCAGCCCGATCAGAGACCCACCGCAGAGGAAGTCCACTTGCTGCTCAGCTACCTGTGTGCCAAGGGGGCCAGCGAGGCCGAAGAGGACTTTGAGAGGCGATGGAACTCCCTGCGTCCCAACACCGTATTCAACAGCCACCGCGCTGCCTCGGCAATGCCGCGAGACCACCCCtcgtccacctcctcctccttcccgcTCCTGGAGCAGTTCTCGGCCGGCGACGGCTACCACTCGGAGTCCGGGGACGATATACTCACCGTCACGGAAACCAGCCACGGCCTGAACTTTGAGTACAAGTGGGAACAAGCCAGAGCGGACCAGTCATATAGAGCCTCAGACTCCTCTAGCACCCTGGGCCAGGTCGGCCATCGCTGTCCGGAAGCGTTTTACCCACCGGGGGGCATCGTGGGAGGCTGCCCCATGGAGAGCCTCAGCCACGGGGTTTCTCCGTCTTACTACCAGTCCAAACATCTACATGCTCCAAGCATACTCCCCGTCCTCAGTGCTCACAGCCCTTCAGTAAGCAGTGAATACTACATCCGCATCGAAGAGCCAGTAGACTGTAACGTTGACCAGGACTATACCATGTGCCCCTACAGCCCAGACTACCAGGGCAGCAGTGGGAGCTTCCTGACTGGGAGTGCGGACTCAGGCGAGTGCATGGCCTGCCCGTCACAGGCTAAGAACATGGATCCCTACTGGTCAGCGGATATCCATAAGTCAGACATGTACGACTCCAATGACTCAAGTCCTGCCATCTCCCTGACGATGGAGCCCCTTTTAGGGCAAGTGTTGGACAACAGCCCGCTACGACCCTGGGAGTCTAGTCACTATGTGTCTTATAAAGACAGAGATGGGGGCTACTACTACGAGCACTCGCCCCCTTTGGGAATAAATCCCTACCTGATGGGACGTGATTCCTCCAGTGGGCGTCATCAGGAGAGCTGGGGGTCAAGGAGCCTGCGTCAGGCCTTAGGTGAGCTGGAGAACCCGCTCGGTATAACTCCCGCCGTCGGCAGCGCACCGCAACAGGCCTACAGAGACCCATACCTGGACACGAGTCAGACCTCCATCATAGGGAAGAACGTGTCCGGAGGCTACTACGACATGATGGGCTCCCTGAGGAAGACGATGCCCAGCCACACCCGGCACAGCAGCCACTCCGTCAGCATCAACATGGAGACGGAGGGGGCGCTCTTCATCGGGCACCGAGACAGCGATacggaggaggaagacgaagaGGACATATTTGTCGAGAGACACACCTGCAACACTTGGCCTTCAAAACACCGTcacagcagcggcggcggcagcgCCGGTCACCACAGACGAGCGAGCCACAGCTGCAGACAGGACGCGTACGTAGATTTCCACTACACGATGCCGAGCACGGACATCGAGGACTCGTGGCCGGAGGAGCACAGCCTGGCCTTCCACTCTCTTCCCAAACCCGTCGACTACCTGGAGCCCATCCAGCCCAAAGATAACAGTGCCTGCCTCAGTCTGAGTAAACATCACGCCATGGTGCCCTCAGACAACTGCAACGCCTACATCTACCTGTGCCGCGAGGGCGAGACTCAGGTGCCGGCGTCTGAGAGAGAGTGCTGCCACTCGCACTTTGTCGACCCGCTCACGGGCTTGCTGGTCAGAAACAACAGCTACAGCCACGGCTACAGTCACAGCAGCTACGTCAGCGATAAGGCCGCTGACGTCCCGAGCAATGACGAGATGATCAATCTATCGCCGGCTCCGGGGGGGCCCATTGTGGCCAAACCGGCCTTGATAAAgccagaggacagcagagagcAGTTGGTCGACCTCACAGCCGATGAGATGCTCTTCAAAGAGAAGAAGGACGATGTAATCAAAGAAAATCTAATCATGCAAAACCCACCACAGCCTAAAATAGAAGACGTGACGCTGACGATGACTGTGGCCGCTCCGCCTCCTGAAGACAACATGCACGTGATGGTGGTGATCACAGACCCGCCGTCGGAGTCGAGTCAAGCTGGCGACAGCGGTGTCGACCGCTCCAGCGTGAGCCTCGCCGACATCCTCGACTGCAGCGACGGCGACAACGACGAGGACGACGACATCACAGACGACATCACCGACGTCACCTCGGGCATCTTCGCGGACGAGTCCAGCGAGCTGAATGCTTCTCCCACCTTCAAGTCGCTGCAGAAGCAGGTGGGAACCCCCGACTCCATGGACTCCATGGATCTGCCGTCTGCGGCCGGGTCTTGCGAAGGCTTCAGCCCGGCGTCCTCCCACCCGTCCAGCTCACCTAAAGCGATGGACAGCGGCTATGACACGGAAAACAACGAGAGCCCCGAGTTTGTACCCAAAGAGCCTCATGAACCCCGTGAACAAGCTCTGGGGAAGCCTGACCTTGATATGAGCCTGGAGGAGGacaaggagctggaggaggaggacaaggagctggaggaggaggacaaggagctggaggaggaggataaagTGGAGCCCACAGAGGGTGAAGACTCACAGACAGGCGAGCCCGTTCTTTTACCACTCAGCGATAAGACGCCATACAGAGACTCTGCCTACTTTTCAGACTATGAGAATGAAAGACAGTCTAGAGATGAGGGGGAGGAGctggcagagagaggaagagatgaagAACATGTGGAAATGGACTTGGGAGAAAAGAAGGGTGAGAAGAGGAAGAACGAGGAGCTCGATGACGCTGCAGTGAACAAAGACATCAAACTTGAAATGAAACACATATCAACAGGAGGAACCGAATCCTCGTCTCCACCAGAGATGGACGCGTATCTGTCAGGTCAGGATGAGGTTCTGGGTCTTCCTCTGGAGCCCTCTGATGCTGCTTCACTAGCAGAGGGCGGGCTGGACGAATGGCCGTCTCAGGAAGAGAACTCGTCCCTCGGAGACTGGGCGGCGGAGGTGGTGGGGGCCATGGAGGAAGCCCTCGGCGCCCTTAATGGAGATTGCACCTCCAACATccaggaagacgaggaggaggaggaggaggaggaagaagaagttcAAGATTTAGAAACAACAGAAGAGATCAAGACGATTCAAAACAGAGCATCCGGTGAAATCCTGCACACGCTACCCAAAGATGAGGTGGCCTTGCAGCACATGGCGAACACCAGGAggttttcttcctcctctcctccacctccgtcCACCCCTCCTCCAACGGAGGGCCGAGGGTCTCCGGCTAACGGGGACGAGGCAGACGAGGAGGACGGCGACACCGACGACAGCGACGAGTCGGACGAGGAGCTGCGGAGCTACAGCGTGCAGGAGCAGAGCGGAGGGGAGGAGAGCGAGGACGAGTTCCACCCGGTGCCCGTCATCGTGAGCGACAACAGCGAAGCCCACAAACTGCGCAGCCTCTTAAAGATGCCGACGCTGCTCACCACGGAGAGCCTGGAGGAGGCGCTGGAATCCAAGAAGAAGACGGTGTCTTTTTTTGACGACGTCACCGTCTATCTGTTCGATCAG GAAAGCCCAACGAAGGAGCTGTCTGAGCACCGCTTCCCTTTAGGAGCAGACGGTCAGAGTTCACAGAGCAAATCCCAAGAGAGGCTCAGCGCCTCGGATGACTCTTCAGACGGGAACATCTCCGAGGAGA GTGCAGGCTACGAGTGGGAGGACGACTTCCCTCTGCTCCCTCTATCAACGTCCTCCGTGGCGTCTGACTCCCCTCCACCTCGCTCCATCCCCAAAGCTCCGGAGCCCAAACCGGCCGTACAGTTCTCCCGCTTCACCGTCTCCCCCTCCAACGTGTCCCGGTTCTCCATCACTCACATCTCCGACTCTGACATGGACTCCGCAGGAG GAAGCAGCGAGGACGGAGACAAAGAATAA